The following proteins come from a genomic window of Corynebacterium crudilactis:
- a CDS encoding SDR family NAD(P)-dependent oxidoreductase, which yields MSKPRTILITGAAGGLGRAFAEGFAAKGDRIAVADINLAGAQETVEKLKAAGAQAAAFEVDVTSLESTAALAAGAAEFGGGQVDVLINNAAVYATVTRAPFEDIDPAEWDLVMGVNLKGPWLVTRSLSPYLSDNARVVNLSSATVFSGSAHWAHYVASKGGVIALTRVLAKELGDRGITVNAVAPGFTLTEASLGLMDNAETYGVARGSIKRASQPEDIVGATIFLASAEAEYITGQTLIIDGGRQFI from the coding sequence ATGTCTAAGCCACGCACTATATTAATCACAGGTGCTGCAGGTGGTTTGGGTCGAGCGTTTGCTGAAGGGTTCGCAGCTAAAGGCGATCGCATCGCGGTTGCAGACATTAATTTAGCCGGCGCGCAGGAAACCGTCGAAAAGCTCAAAGCTGCCGGCGCGCAAGCCGCAGCCTTTGAAGTAGATGTCACGTCGCTCGAATCAACTGCTGCGCTAGCAGCAGGGGCCGCCGAATTTGGTGGCGGCCAGGTTGATGTCCTTATTAATAACGCCGCGGTTTATGCCACAGTCACCCGCGCACCATTTGAGGATATCGATCCTGCGGAATGGGATCTGGTGATGGGCGTGAACCTCAAAGGCCCCTGGTTGGTCACCCGATCACTCAGCCCATACTTGTCGGACAATGCGCGCGTGGTCAATTTATCTAGCGCGACCGTATTTTCCGGTTCCGCACACTGGGCACACTACGTTGCGTCCAAAGGCGGAGTGATTGCTTTGACTCGAGTGCTGGCAAAAGAACTCGGCGATCGTGGCATTACCGTCAACGCAGTCGCCCCAGGTTTCACACTGACCGAAGCCAGCTTGGGACTCATGGATAACGCCGAAACTTATGGTGTGGCCCGCGGCTCCATCAAACGCGCAAGCCAACCCGAAGACATCGTTGGCGCCACCATCTTCCTAGCCTCCGCTGAAGCGGAATATATCACCGGCCAAACGCTCATCATTGATGGCGGCCGGCAGTTCATCTAA
- a CDS encoding PEP/pyruvate-binding domain-containing protein: MTNSLNIPFVQRFDEGLDPVLEVLGGKGASLVTMTDAGMPVPPGFVVTTASFDEFIREAGVAAHIEQLLSDLDAEDIKEVDRVSAIIRDELCSLEVPENPRVAVHQAFHDLMKLCGGEVPVAIRSSATAEDLPDASFAGQQDTYLWQVGLGAVTEHIRKCWASLFTSRAIIYRLKNNIPNEGLSMAVVVQKMVNSRVAGVAITMNPSNGDRSKITIDSSWGVGEMVVSGEVTPDNIVLDKITLQVVSEHIGSKHAELIPDATSGSLIEKPVDPARAEIRSLTDEEMLAVANMAKRAEKHYKCPQDIEWALDADLPDGENLLLLQSRPETIHSNGVKKETPTPQAAKTPGAFDFSSITAAMTGTK, encoded by the coding sequence ATGACTAACAGTTTGAATATTCCCTTTGTGCAGCGTTTCGACGAAGGACTCGACCCAGTGTTGGAAGTTCTCGGCGGTAAGGGCGCATCACTTGTCACGATGACAGATGCGGGAATGCCAGTGCCTCCAGGTTTTGTGGTCACCACTGCGAGCTTTGATGAATTCATCCGTGAAGCGGGAGTGGCAGCACATATCGAACAGCTTCTGAGTGATCTTGATGCAGAAGATATCAAGGAAGTCGATCGTGTTTCTGCCATCATTCGCGATGAACTATGCAGCCTCGAAGTACCTGAAAATCCTCGTGTTGCAGTTCACCAGGCTTTCCACGACCTCATGAAACTCTGTGGTGGCGAAGTACCTGTTGCTATACGTTCCTCCGCCACTGCAGAAGATCTGCCAGATGCATCTTTTGCAGGACAACAAGATACGTACCTGTGGCAAGTTGGACTAGGCGCGGTGACCGAGCACATCCGAAAATGCTGGGCATCTTTGTTTACCTCCCGCGCCATCATCTACCGCCTGAAAAATAACATTCCCAATGAGGGACTCTCCATGGCTGTGGTGGTACAGAAGATGGTCAACTCACGTGTCGCAGGCGTTGCCATCACGATGAACCCCTCCAATGGCGATCGCTCCAAAATCACCATTGACTCCTCCTGGGGAGTTGGTGAAATGGTGGTCTCCGGCGAAGTGACCCCAGATAATATCGTGCTGGACAAAATTACCCTGCAGGTAGTTTCTGAACACATCGGCAGTAAACACGCTGAGCTCATACCCGATGCTACGAGCGGCAGCCTCATCGAAAAACCAGTTGACCCGGCGCGGGCAGAAATTCGCAGCCTCACTGATGAAGAAATGCTGGCAGTGGCCAATATGGCTAAGCGCGCAGAAAAGCATTACAAGTGTCCACAAGATATTGAGTGGGCTTTGGACGCTGATCTTCCTGATGGTGAGAATCTTCTGCTCTTGCAGTCTAGACCAGAAACCATCCACTCGAATGGGGTGAAAAAGGAAACCCCAACTCCACAGGCAGCTAAAACACCTGGAGCTTTTGATTTCAGCTCCATCACCGCCGCTATGACCGGCACCAAATAA
- a CDS encoding 2Fe-2S iron-sulfur cluster-binding protein: MSTVHFTDHAGETRTVEANVGDSVMETAVRNGVPGIVAECGGSLSCATCHVFVDPAQYAELSPMEEMEDEMLWGAAVDREDCSRLSCQIKVTEGMDLSVTTPETQV, encoded by the coding sequence ATGTCTACCGTTCATTTCACTGATCATGCAGGAGAAACCCGCACTGTCGAAGCAAATGTTGGCGATTCAGTTATGGAAACCGCTGTGCGCAACGGTGTCCCTGGCATCGTTGCGGAGTGCGGTGGTTCCCTGTCCTGCGCAACCTGCCATGTCTTCGTGGATCCTGCACAATATGCGGAGCTTTCCCCCATGGAAGAAATGGAAGATGAAATGCTATGGGGTGCGGCCGTTGACCGGGAAGATTGCTCTCGCTTGTCTTGCCAGATCAAGGTCACCGAAGGCATGGATCTGTCAGTGACCACTCCAGAAACACAAGTGTGA
- a CDS encoding IclR family transcriptional regulator produces the protein MAGGNREPGRTVTSKVIAVLGAFEHSMRPLGLTEIADLADLPPSTTHRLVTELTDGGLLSRKSDGRYQLGLRIWELAQNTGRQLRDTARPFIQELYSLTSETSQLVVRDKNEALVIDRAYGTKKVPRSARVGGRLPLNSTAVGKILLAFDEPWIRQSYLKLPLPSSTPKTITDPEILDRQLKQIRSQGFAITHDEQRIGGASIAVPVWHTGKLGAALGLVVPTTQAANLERFLPILQATSQRITKDTALIPLDTLLASHRNAARKGATEPTT, from the coding sequence ATGGCCGGAGGAAACCGAGAGCCTGGAAGAACAGTCACTTCTAAAGTGATTGCTGTTCTCGGTGCCTTTGAACACAGCATGCGGCCCCTTGGCCTCACCGAGATTGCAGATCTGGCCGATCTGCCCCCCAGTACCACTCACCGCCTAGTAACTGAACTGACAGATGGCGGCTTACTCAGCAGAAAATCAGATGGGCGCTATCAACTAGGCCTCCGCATTTGGGAACTTGCGCAAAATACTGGCCGCCAATTACGCGATACTGCGCGCCCGTTTATTCAAGAGCTTTATTCCTTAACTTCTGAAACCTCGCAATTGGTTGTGCGCGATAAAAATGAAGCACTAGTCATTGACCGTGCCTATGGAACTAAAAAAGTGCCCCGCTCAGCACGAGTCGGAGGACGATTACCACTTAATTCCACTGCCGTAGGAAAAATCCTCCTCGCCTTTGACGAGCCTTGGATCAGGCAGTCCTATTTAAAATTGCCCCTCCCCTCCTCCACCCCAAAAACAATTACTGATCCAGAAATCTTGGATCGACAACTAAAACAGATCCGATCCCAAGGCTTTGCCATCACGCACGATGAACAACGAATTGGAGGTGCATCCATCGCAGTTCCCGTATGGCATACCGGAAAGCTTGGAGCAGCACTTGGATTAGTAGTTCCCACCACCCAGGCTGCGAACCTTGAACGCTTTTTACCAATCCTGCAAGCAACTAGCCAAAGGATCACCAAAGACACCGCACTCATTCCGTTGGACACGCTTCTAGCTTCACATCGAAATGCAGCACGAAAAGGCGCTACTGAACCGACCACTTAA
- a CDS encoding NAD(P)/FAD-dependent oxidoreductase, which yields MNTAAETGILIIGANQSGVQLAISLRATGFTESITLLGEEDHRPYQRPALSKEFLQDKIDKERLIFRSNQYWEDNNIKLVKGVRIERIEKNEDGSGVAYGGAGQEFAFRRLALAVGARPRRLDLPGASLEGVTYLRNADDALALKAMIGSVTDAVVVGGGFIGLEAACSLHDLGKNVTVLEHGSRLIGRAVGEETASFFLEQHRSRGVNIVLDARIKQFVGSNGKLSGVELENGQVIPAQLVIVGIGVIPNTELAADMGLEINNGIVVDKHAVASDGTTIAIGDVANIPNPIPGSPTDERIRLESVNNAIEHAKIAAYSLVGQPEAYAGIPWFWSNQGDLKLQIAGLTVGYDSTVIREDAEKKKFSVLYYRDGQIIAADCVNAPLDFMAVRGALSKNQNIPADQAGDISQPLKKLAVDLEVTR from the coding sequence ATGAATACTGCAGCTGAAACTGGAATTTTAATCATTGGTGCGAACCAATCTGGCGTGCAGCTCGCGATCTCCTTGCGTGCCACTGGTTTCACCGAGTCAATCACTTTGCTTGGTGAAGAGGATCATCGCCCTTATCAACGCCCCGCGCTGTCCAAGGAATTTCTCCAGGACAAAATTGATAAAGAGCGCCTGATTTTTCGTTCCAATCAATATTGGGAAGACAACAATATCAAGCTGGTTAAAGGCGTGCGCATTGAGCGCATTGAGAAAAACGAAGACGGCTCTGGCGTTGCCTATGGTGGTGCCGGTCAAGAATTTGCTTTTCGACGTCTCGCTCTAGCTGTCGGCGCCCGACCTCGGCGCCTTGACCTCCCGGGCGCCTCATTAGAGGGTGTTACCTACCTGCGTAATGCGGATGATGCCCTAGCGCTGAAAGCAATGATTGGTTCTGTGACCGATGCAGTGGTTGTCGGCGGTGGCTTCATCGGTTTGGAAGCTGCGTGTTCTCTTCATGACCTCGGCAAAAATGTCACAGTATTGGAACATGGTTCACGTCTGATCGGGCGCGCCGTGGGTGAAGAAACCGCATCATTTTTCTTAGAGCAACACCGTTCCCGTGGCGTAAATATCGTGCTCGATGCCCGCATCAAACAATTTGTGGGCAGCAATGGCAAGCTCAGCGGTGTCGAACTAGAAAATGGTCAGGTAATCCCAGCCCAACTAGTCATCGTGGGAATCGGCGTCATCCCGAATACAGAACTAGCCGCCGATATGGGACTAGAGATCAACAACGGCATCGTGGTAGATAAACATGCTGTTGCTTCAGATGGCACCACCATTGCCATTGGCGATGTTGCCAACATTCCCAACCCCATTCCGGGTTCCCCAACAGATGAGCGCATCCGCCTGGAAAGCGTGAACAATGCGATCGAACACGCCAAAATCGCAGCTTATTCTCTCGTAGGCCAGCCCGAAGCATATGCAGGAATTCCCTGGTTTTGGTCTAATCAAGGCGACCTCAAGCTGCAAATCGCTGGTTTAACTGTGGGATATGACAGCACAGTGATTCGTGAAGACGCAGAGAAAAAGAAATTCTCGGTGCTCTACTACCGAGATGGACAAATCATCGCCGCCGATTGCGTCAACGCGCCCCTAGATTTCATGGCTGTGCGCGGTGCACTTTCCAAAAACCAAAACATCCCCGCTGACCAAGCTGGCGATATCTCGCAGCCGTTGAAAAAACTAGCCGTTGACCTGGAGGTTACCCGATGA
- a CDS encoding PEP-utilizing enzyme: MANKSFPKPSDLPVPQGAEGWEDLYPYYLVFQDKLIDKENEKFWFCDSQHWPTVFKPFETIGGEFAVKCLGQYNARHLMIPNANGIEFRVHLGYLYMSPIPVPEDQIADRVPMFQERITHYFQNWDTMLADWKQRVLGTINELETLEFKPLPEYVPMEDILSGKAKDGTEVLMENFDRLIQLAYQNWQYHFEFLNLGYIAYLDFFNFCKEVFPDIPDQSISMMVQGVDMELFRPDDELKTLAQLAVDLGLQAHFANPDDPTATLAAIAAAEGGSTWIARWEEAQDPWFNFTVGNGFYGHDKYWIEHLELPLGYIADYIRRLDEGQTISRPKDELIAEKERVVEEYRDLLDGEQLEQFDAKCGLAATAYPYVENHNFYIEHWTMSVFWRKVRELSRTLQGYGFWEEEDDLLYLNRTEVRDVLFDLATAWGVGAPDGPIGKVVWPEEIARRKAIVTALKTARPAPALNTPPESITEPFTRMLWGITTEQVQSWLGNDEDAEEGTLKGMAASPGVVEGYARVILSADDLSEIQQDEILVAPVTAPSWGPIFGKIKATVTDIGGMMSHAAIVCREYGLPAVTGTGSASTTIKNGDYLKVDGTKGKVVIVDPDALRTEGPGAHSHSHDHGVDSHV; this comes from the coding sequence ATGGCTAATAAATCTTTCCCCAAGCCCTCAGACCTACCTGTTCCGCAGGGTGCAGAAGGTTGGGAAGATCTCTATCCTTATTATCTCGTTTTCCAGGACAAACTCATAGATAAGGAGAATGAAAAGTTCTGGTTCTGCGACTCGCAGCACTGGCCAACTGTGTTCAAGCCTTTTGAAACTATCGGCGGCGAATTCGCGGTGAAGTGTTTGGGTCAATACAATGCACGTCACCTGATGATCCCGAATGCCAATGGCATCGAATTCCGCGTGCACTTGGGATATCTCTACATGTCCCCTATTCCAGTTCCAGAAGATCAAATTGCAGATCGTGTGCCGATGTTCCAGGAACGCATCACTCACTATTTCCAAAACTGGGACACCATGTTGGCTGATTGGAAGCAGCGCGTCCTAGGCACCATCAATGAGCTGGAAACTCTAGAGTTCAAGCCTTTGCCTGAGTATGTTCCGATGGAAGATATCCTCTCTGGAAAGGCCAAAGACGGCACCGAAGTGCTGATGGAGAACTTTGATCGACTTATTCAGCTTGCCTACCAAAACTGGCAGTATCACTTTGAGTTCCTCAACTTGGGCTATATCGCTTACCTGGACTTCTTTAATTTCTGCAAGGAAGTGTTCCCAGATATTCCTGATCAGTCCATTTCCATGATGGTTCAGGGTGTTGATATGGAGCTTTTCCGCCCTGATGATGAGCTCAAGACATTGGCACAGCTGGCTGTGGATCTAGGCCTTCAAGCTCACTTTGCCAATCCAGATGATCCAACAGCGACACTGGCAGCGATTGCGGCTGCTGAAGGTGGCTCCACTTGGATTGCCCGCTGGGAAGAAGCCCAGGATCCATGGTTCAACTTCACCGTGGGCAATGGTTTCTACGGCCACGATAAGTACTGGATCGAGCACCTCGAACTGCCACTGGGCTATATTGCGGACTATATTCGCCGCCTTGATGAAGGCCAGACCATCTCACGTCCAAAAGATGAGCTCATTGCAGAAAAAGAACGTGTCGTGGAGGAATACCGCGATCTACTCGATGGTGAACAGCTGGAGCAGTTCGACGCTAAATGTGGACTTGCGGCCACTGCCTACCCATACGTAGAAAACCATAATTTCTACATTGAGCACTGGACCATGTCTGTCTTCTGGCGCAAGGTACGGGAACTCTCCCGCACTCTGCAGGGATACGGCTTCTGGGAAGAGGAAGATGATCTGCTCTACCTCAACCGCACTGAAGTACGCGATGTCCTGTTCGATCTCGCTACCGCTTGGGGTGTTGGCGCACCAGATGGCCCAATTGGCAAGGTTGTGTGGCCGGAAGAAATTGCACGCCGCAAGGCAATTGTGACAGCACTCAAGACTGCCCGTCCGGCTCCTGCCCTGAATACTCCGCCAGAGTCCATCACGGAACCTTTCACTCGTATGCTCTGGGGCATCACCACTGAGCAGGTCCAATCTTGGTTGGGCAATGATGAAGATGCTGAAGAAGGAACCCTCAAGGGTATGGCTGCCTCTCCAGGTGTTGTGGAAGGCTATGCACGCGTGATCTTGAGCGCTGATGATCTCTCAGAAATTCAGCAGGATGAGATCCTTGTAGCTCCGGTAACTGCTCCTTCATGGGGTCCGATCTTTGGCAAGATCAAGGCCACGGTCACTGATATTGGTGGCATGATGAGCCACGCTGCGATTGTCTGCCGCGAGTATGGTCTACCAGCGGTTACTGGTACTGGATCAGCATCTACCACCATCAAGAATGGTGATTACCTCAAGGTCGATGGCACCAAGGGCAAGGTTGTTATCGTTGATCCGGATGCTCTACGCACCGAAGGACCCGGAGCGCACAGTCATTCCCATGATCATGGAGTGGACTCTCATGTCTAA
- a CDS encoding cytochrome P450, translating into MTSQQANPTTANTGGCPFGHTASSDTDQYHGYQPFQMENPFPAYQELRREEPVMFDERIGYWVVTKYDDIKATFDDWETFSSENAQAPVRGRGPQATQIMNDGGFTAYSGLSARIPPEHTRIRAIAQKAFTPRRYKALEPDIRAMVIDRVEKMLQSQDCTGDMFTDLAYDIPTITILTLIGADISMVDTYKRWSDSRAAMTWGDLSDEEQIPHAHNLVEYWQECQRMVAHAHEHGGDNLTADLVRAQESGQEITDHEIASLLYSLLFAGHETTTTLISNCFRVLLDHPEQWAAITENPKLIPGAVDEVLRYSGSIVGWRRKALKDTEIGGVSIKEGDGVLLLMGSANRDEERFENSEEFDIARTNAREHLSFGFGIHYCLGNMLAKLQAKICLEEVTKLAPSLQLIQDSPIGFRENLSFRVPTSVPVTWNS; encoded by the coding sequence ATGACTTCCCAACAAGCAAACCCAACTACAGCAAATACCGGTGGCTGCCCTTTCGGGCACACGGCAAGTTCTGATACCGATCAATATCACGGCTATCAGCCATTCCAAATGGAGAACCCCTTCCCTGCGTACCAAGAACTTCGTCGCGAAGAACCGGTGATGTTTGATGAACGCATTGGATACTGGGTTGTCACAAAGTACGACGATATCAAGGCCACCTTTGACGATTGGGAGACATTCTCCTCTGAAAATGCTCAAGCGCCAGTTCGCGGACGTGGACCACAAGCAACCCAAATCATGAATGATGGCGGTTTTACTGCGTACTCCGGTCTCTCCGCGCGTATTCCGCCAGAGCACACCCGTATCCGAGCGATTGCGCAAAAAGCATTTACTCCGCGTAGATACAAAGCACTTGAGCCAGATATCCGAGCAATGGTTATCGATCGTGTGGAAAAAATGCTCCAAAGCCAAGATTGCACGGGAGATATGTTCACAGATCTTGCTTATGACATTCCAACCATCACCATTCTTACGCTCATCGGCGCAGATATCTCCATGGTTGACACCTATAAGCGGTGGTCCGATTCTCGAGCAGCGATGACATGGGGAGATCTTTCAGATGAAGAACAAATCCCCCATGCTCACAATCTGGTGGAGTACTGGCAAGAATGCCAACGCATGGTTGCACATGCTCATGAACACGGCGGCGATAACCTCACCGCAGATCTCGTGCGAGCTCAAGAGTCTGGTCAAGAAATTACTGACCACGAAATTGCTTCACTGCTTTATTCGCTTCTTTTCGCCGGACATGAGACCACCACAACGCTGATTTCTAATTGCTTCCGCGTTTTGCTTGATCACCCTGAGCAGTGGGCTGCAATCACTGAAAATCCCAAGTTGATTCCAGGTGCTGTCGATGAGGTGTTGCGGTACTCAGGTTCGATCGTCGGATGGCGTCGAAAAGCACTGAAAGACACTGAAATCGGTGGTGTTTCCATTAAGGAAGGCGACGGAGTCCTGCTGCTCATGGGCTCCGCCAACCGCGATGAAGAGCGTTTTGAAAACAGCGAAGAATTCGATATCGCTCGAACCAATGCTCGTGAACATCTGTCCTTTGGGTTTGGTATCCACTATTGCCTCGGCAACATGCTGGCCAAATTGCAAGCAAAGATTTGCCTCGAAGAGGTCACCAAATTGGCCCCATCGTTGCAGCTTATTCAAGATTCCCCGATCGGCTTCCGAGAGAACCTCTCTTTCCGCGTTCCCACTTCGGTTCCCGTGACCTGGAATAGCTAA